One genomic segment of Candidatus Dormiibacterota bacterium includes these proteins:
- a CDS encoding heavy metal translocating P-type ATPase, with amino-acid sequence MARCDAEAAAGLASRLAAHPEVEAARWSAASRSLVVEHRRGRSVEDLVTSLPHPAPATPPAAPAAPLWRQMLLPAAAMAAGLAGAAPLSTVVIAGCAAPIARRAARSLGRRHLSVDVLDLAAAGILLATGDVLAAGAGVGLVEVGERIRSRAAGQARGALRGWLRADARGVRLLGEGTEPRVPAGQVRPGDRVVVYAGETIPVDGEVVAGEGLIDTRTWTGEPIPRRVTAGVELLAGASVHDGRLVIAVRAAGGDTRGARLAAALEETLSATTRVSDMARRMADRFVLPVVLAGGGVLLATGDLSRLAAMLIVDFGTGVRISIPTAILAAMVAGAREDILFRSGRALEELAGVDTVVFDKTGTLTTGQPAVIAVEAAPGWSGDEVLRLAAASEGHLPHPFARAIRRAARRRDLRPPEPRWVRHRCGGGVVAEVEGRTVVVGDRRLLLDEGVACPAVGAAGSSLAAVAVDGRFAAWIRLRDRLRPEAPAVVERLRGLGIRHIVIASGDRPGAVRAVGRQLGADDVRARLMPEDKVRLVRDLRDAGRRVAVVGDGINDAAAMAEAHAGVALSRGADLAREAADVVLAGDDLVVLARAVELSRTTMRLVRQNVALVAAPNAAALGLATLGMMPPLLATAVNNGSTVVAAANGLRPLRSRRTGRPPG; translated from the coding sequence GTGGCGCGGTGCGACGCCGAGGCCGCCGCCGGGCTCGCCTCCCGCCTCGCCGCCCATCCGGAGGTCGAGGCGGCCCGCTGGTCGGCGGCGAGCCGGAGCCTGGTCGTCGAGCACCGTCGCGGGCGCAGCGTCGAGGACCTGGTGACGTCGCTGCCCCACCCCGCGCCGGCGACGCCACCGGCGGCACCGGCAGCTCCGCTCTGGCGCCAGATGCTGCTGCCCGCGGCGGCGATGGCGGCGGGCCTCGCCGGCGCGGCGCCGCTGTCGACCGTGGTGATCGCCGGGTGCGCGGCCCCGATCGCGCGCCGCGCGGCGCGGAGCCTGGGCCGGCGCCACCTCTCCGTCGACGTCCTCGACCTCGCCGCGGCCGGCATCCTCCTGGCCACCGGCGACGTCCTCGCCGCCGGCGCCGGCGTCGGGCTGGTCGAGGTCGGCGAGCGCATTCGCAGCCGCGCCGCCGGCCAGGCGCGGGGAGCGCTGCGCGGCTGGCTGCGGGCGGATGCGCGCGGGGTGCGCCTGCTCGGCGAGGGCACCGAGCCCCGTGTCCCGGCCGGCCAGGTGCGCCCCGGCGACCGGGTGGTCGTCTACGCCGGCGAGACCATTCCCGTCGACGGGGAGGTGGTCGCCGGGGAGGGCCTGATCGACACCCGGACCTGGACCGGCGAGCCGATCCCCCGCCGGGTCACCGCGGGCGTGGAGCTGCTCGCCGGCGCCAGCGTCCACGACGGGCGGCTGGTGATCGCGGTGCGCGCGGCCGGCGGCGACACCCGGGGGGCGCGGCTCGCCGCCGCCCTCGAGGAGACCCTGTCCGCCACCACCCGGGTCTCCGACATGGCCCGGCGCATGGCCGACCGCTTCGTCCTCCCGGTGGTGCTGGCCGGCGGAGGGGTGCTCCTCGCCACCGGCGACCTCTCGCGGCTGGCGGCGATGCTCATCGTCGACTTCGGCACCGGGGTGCGCATCTCCATCCCCACCGCGATCCTGGCCGCGATGGTCGCCGGCGCCCGCGAGGACATCCTCTTCCGCAGCGGCCGCGCGCTGGAGGAACTCGCCGGCGTCGACACCGTGGTCTTCGACAAGACCGGAACGCTGACCACCGGGCAGCCGGCCGTGATCGCCGTCGAGGCCGCGCCGGGCTGGAGCGGTGACGAGGTGCTGCGCCTCGCCGCGGCCTCGGAGGGGCACCTTCCCCATCCCTTCGCCCGCGCCATCCGGCGGGCGGCGCGGCGCCGCGACCTGCGGCCGCCGGAGCCGCGATGGGTGCGGCACCGCTGCGGGGGAGGGGTCGTCGCCGAGGTCGAGGGCCGCACCGTGGTGGTGGGCGACCGGCGCCTGCTCCTGGATGAGGGGGTGGCCTGCCCCGCGGTCGGTGCGGCGGGATCGTCGCTCGCCGCGGTGGCCGTCGACGGCCGCTTCGCCGCCTGGATCCGGCTCCGCGACCGGCTGCGTCCGGAGGCGCCCGCGGTGGTCGAGCGGCTGCGCGGGCTCGGCATCCGCCACATCGTCATCGCCAGCGGCGACCGGCCCGGGGCCGTCCGTGCCGTCGGCCGCCAACTCGGGGCGGACGACGTGCGGGCGCGGCTCATGCCCGAGGACAAGGTGCGCCTCGTCCGCGACCTCCGCGACGCGGGACGCCGGGTGGCGGTGGTGGGCGACGGCATCAACGACGCCGCCGCGATGGCCGAGGCCCACGCCGGCGTCGCCCTGTCGCGCGGCGCCGACCTCGCCCGCGAGGCGGCGGACGTCGTCCTCGCCGGCGACGACCTCGTCGTTCTCGCCCGCGCCGTCGAGCTCTCCCGCACCACGATGCGGCTGGTGCGCCAGAACGTGGCCCTGGTCGCCGCCCCCAACGCCGCCGCGCTGGGACTGGCGACGCTGGGGATGATGCCGCCGCTGCTGGCGACCGCGGTGAACAACGGCTCCACCGTGGTCGCCGCCGCCAACGGCCTCCGGCCGCTCCGCTCCCGCCGGACCGGCCGGCCCCCGGGCTAG
- a CDS encoding 5'-3' exonuclease: protein MACDWLLIDGSSLIFRAFYGVPAASVRAPDGAAVNAVRGFLESLARLVVQRQPRHLAVASDEAWRPEWRVALIPAYKAHRADEPVPPGLIPQLPVIRSLLDAIGVDVAGVAEYEAEDVIATWTALAPGSIEVVSGDRDLFALVEDPRVRVLYPERSGLALIDEAEVTRRYGIPGRRYADFAVLRGDPSDGLPGLRGVGAGTAAQLIRRHGGVEEMLRDARVSDADRDYLDRAMRVVRPVLDLPVRLPEGRRDGYPADPEALAEQAARTGMESTCARLVAALSRMR, encoded by the coding sequence GTGGCCTGTGACTGGCTCCTCATCGACGGCTCGAGCCTGATCTTCCGCGCCTTCTACGGCGTCCCCGCGGCGAGCGTGCGGGCCCCCGACGGCGCCGCGGTGAACGCCGTCCGAGGCTTCCTCGAGAGCCTCGCCCGCCTGGTGGTGCAGCGGCAGCCGCGCCACCTCGCCGTGGCCAGCGACGAGGCCTGGCGGCCGGAGTGGCGGGTGGCCCTGATCCCCGCCTACAAGGCCCACCGCGCCGACGAGCCGGTTCCACCGGGCCTGATCCCCCAGCTGCCGGTGATCCGCTCCCTCCTCGACGCCATCGGGGTCGACGTCGCCGGCGTCGCCGAGTACGAGGCCGAGGATGTCATCGCCACCTGGACGGCGCTGGCCCCGGGCTCGATCGAGGTGGTCAGCGGTGACCGCGACCTGTTCGCTCTCGTCGAGGACCCGCGGGTGCGGGTGCTCTACCCGGAGCGGTCGGGGCTGGCGCTGATCGACGAGGCCGAGGTGACCCGGCGGTACGGCATCCCCGGGCGGCGCTACGCCGACTTCGCCGTGCTCCGCGGCGATCCCTCCGACGGTCTCCCCGGTCTGCGCGGGGTGGGCGCCGGCACCGCCGCGCAGCTGATCCGCCGCCACGGCGGGGTGGAGGAGATGCTCCGTGACGCGCGGGTGAGCGATGCCGACCGCGACTACCTGGACCGCGCGATGCGCGTGGTCCGGCCGGTGCTGGACCTGCCCGTCCGCCTCCCCGAAGGCCGTCGCGACGGCTATCCCGCCGACCCGGAGGCGCTGGCGGAGCAGGCCGCGCGGACCGGGATGGAGAGCACCTGCGCCCGTCTCGTTGCGGCACTGTCGAGGATGCGCTGA